The Dunckerocampus dactyliophorus isolate RoL2022-P2 chromosome 1, RoL_Ddac_1.1, whole genome shotgun sequence genome has a segment encoding these proteins:
- the atp11a gene encoding phospholipid-transporting ATPase IH isoform X4, translated as MGMDFSTLRTLISRYCVGEENWVDSRTVYIGHKEPPPGAEAFIQQRFPDNRIVSSKYTFWNFIPKNMFEQFRRVANFYFLIIFLVQLIIDTPTSPVTSGLPLFFVITVTAIKQGYEDWLRHKADNAVNQCPVHVVQHGKVIRKQSRKLRVGDVVFVKEDESFPCDLILLSSSRDDGTCYVTTASLDGESSHKTYYAVQDTKAYNSEEEVDAIHATIECEQPQPDLYKFVGRINIYMDNEPVARPLGSENLLLRGATLKNTEYIYAAAIYTGMETKMALNYQCKSQKRSAVEKSMNAYLVVYLCILISKALINTVLKYAWQADPSRDEPWYNERTEAERQRHIVIRAFTDFLAFMVLFNYIIPVSMYVTVEMQKFLGSYFIMWDDEMFDEELGERAVVNTSDLNEELGQVEYVFTDKTGTLTENNMEFIECCVDGHVYVAQAICNGQVMPGAASMDMIDTSPGPEAREHEELFFRALCLCHTVQVKEEETVDGIKQGIHRGKSTSFYISSSPDEVALVEGMKRLGFTYLRLKDSHMEILNREDEIERFELLEVLTFDSVRRRMSVIVRASTGELYLFCKGADSSIFPRVISGKVDQVRARVEHNAVEGLRTLCVAYRPLSAAQYQEVCLQLSGAKLALQDRDKRLAEAYDLIEKDLFLLGATAVEDRLQEKAADTIESLHKAGMKVWVLTGDKMETAAATCYASKLFHRNTQILELTTKRTEEQSLHDVLFDLSRTVLRQHGGWSRDISGLSGDYSDYGLIIDGATLSAVMKPGQEDSNSGNYKEIFLEICRNCSAVLCCRMAPLQKAQIVKLIKTSKEHPITLAVGDGANDVSMILEAHVGIGIMGKEGRQAVRNSDYAIPKFKHLKKMLLVHGHYYYIRISELVQYFFYKNVCFIFPQFLYQFFCGFSQQPLYDTAYLTLYNISFTSLPILLYSLVEQHINMDILKKDPSLYRDIAKNSLLRWPSFIYWTVLGVYDAIVMFFGAYFLFDNTTFTSNGQLMTTNTQMMFGNWTFGTLVFTVLVFTVTFKLALDTHYWTWINHFVIWGSLIFFVVFSLLWGGIIWPFLNYQRMYYVFMQMLSSGPAWLSIVLLITASLLPDVLKKVIWRALWPTTTERIQNADKLYKGQLSEFTPLDCRRGSGDHRNMPHPTRTNWSCLRANTLSRNTS; from the exons TTGATCATCGACACGCCCACCAGCCCAGTCACCAGTGGACTTCCGCTCTTCTTTGTCATCACTGTCACGGCGATCAAACAG GGTTATGAGGACTGGCTGAGACATAAAGCCGACAACGCCGTCAACCAGTGTCCTGTTCACGTGGTGCAACACGGAAAAGTGATCCGCAAGCAGAGTCGCAAGCTGCGG GTGGGAGACGTTGTCTTTGTCAAGGAAGATGAGTCATTCCCCTGTGATCTCATCCTGCTGTCTTCATCTCGAGATGATGGCACCTGCTACGTCACCACAGCCAGCCTGGATGGGGAGAGCAGCCACAAG ACGTACTATGCAGTGCAGGACACCAAAGCATACAATTCCGAAGAGGAGGTGGACGCCATCCACGCTACCATAGaatgtgaacagccacagccAGACCTGTACAA ATTTGTGGGCCGCATCAACATCTACATGGACAACGAACCAGTGGCAAG GCCATTAGGATCAGAGAACCTTCTTCTCAGAGGAGCCACACTGAAGAACACCGAGTACATTTACG CGGCTGCCATCTACACTGGGATGGAAACAAAGATGGCTCTCAACTACCAGTGCAAGTCTCAGAAGCGTTCTGCAGtagaaaa GTCAATGAACGCCTACCTGGTGGTCTATCTGTGCATTCTCATCAGCAAAGCCCTCATCAACACTGTCCTCAAATATGCATGGCAGGCTGACCCCAGCAGAGATGAGCCCTGGTATAATGAGAGAACGGAGGCAGAGCGGCAGAGACACATA GTGATCAGGGCCTTCACTGACTTCCTGGCCTTCATGGTTCTCTTCAACTACAtcattcctgtttccatgtacgTCACCGTGGAGATGCAGAAGTTCCTTGGCTCCTATTTCATCATGTGGGACGACGAGATGTTTGACGAGGAGCTCGGAGAGAGAGCAGTAGTTAACACGTCAGACTTGAATGAAGAACTGGGCCAG GTGGAGTACGTGTTTACTGATAAGACAGGGACGCTGACAGAGAACAACATGGAGTTCATCGAGTGTTGTGTAGACGGACACGTTTATGTAGCCCAAGCAATCTGTAATGGACAG GTGATGCCTGGTGCAGCTAGTATGGACATGATAGACACGTCACCAGGTCCTGAGGCCAGG GAGCACGAGGAGCTGTTCTTCCGGGCGCTGTGCTTATGCCACACCGTGCAGGTGAAAGAGGAGGAGACGGTAGACGGCATCAAGCAGGGCATCCACCGAGGAAAGTCCACTTCCTTTTACATCTCGTCATCCCCAGATGAGGTGGCGCTGGTTGAGGGCATGAAGAG GCTTGGCTTCACATATTTAAGACTCAAGGACAGTCACATGGAGATATTGAACAGAGAGGATGAAATCGAGAG GTTTGAGCTTCTAGAAGTTCTGACGTTTGACTCAGTCAGGCGGAGGATGAGCGTCATTGTCAGGGCCAGCACTG GTGAGCTCTACCTGTTCTGCAAAGGAGCCGACTCGTCCATCTTCCCAAGAGTCATCTCGGGCAAGGTGGATCAGGTCAGAGCTCGGGTGGAGCACAATGCAGTG GAGGGTCTGAGAACACTGTGTGTGGCCTATCGGCCTCTCAGTGCGGCGCAGTACCAGGAGGTTTGCCTCCAGTTAAGCGGGGCCAAGTTGGCACTCCAGGACCGGGACAAACGACTGGCGGAGGCTTACGACCTCATTGAGAAAGATCTCTTCCTGCTGGGAGCCACTGCTGTGGAAGACAG ATTGCAGGAAAAAGCGGCAGACACCATTGAGTCCCTGCACAAAGCCGGGATGAAGGTGTGGGTGCTGACCGGTGACAAGATGGAGACGGCAGCCGCCACCTGCTACGCCAGCAAGTTGTTTCACCGCAACACGCAGATCCTGGAGTTGACCACCAAGCGCACAGAGGAGCAGAGCCTTCACGATGTCCTGTTTGACTTAAGCAGAACCGTCCTCAGGCAGCACGGTGGCTGGAGCAGGGACATCTCTGG TTTATCAGGTGACTACTCCGACTACGGCCTCATCATCGATGGAGCCACCCTTTCGGCAGTGATGAAGCCTGGCCAGGAGGACTCCAACTCAGGAAACTACAAAGAGATTTTCCTGGAAATCTGCCGCAACTGCAGCGCCGTACTCTGCTGCCGAATGGCACCTCTCCAGAAAGCGCAG ATTGTGAAGCTGATCAAAACATCCAAGGAGCACCCTATCACACTTGCCGTCGGAGATGGAGCCAATGATGTCAGCATGATCCTCGAGGCGCACGTTGGCATCG GTATCATGGGGAAGGAGGGCCGTCAGGCAGTGAGGAACAGTGACTACGCCATCCCAAAATTCAAACACCTGAAGAAGATGCTGCTTGTCCATGGACACTATTACTACATACGCATCTCTGAACTAGTCCAGTACTTCTTTTACAAG AACGTCTGTTTCATCTTTCCTCAGTTCCTTTACCAGTTTTTCTGCGGTTTCTCACAGCAG CCGCTGTATGACACAGCGTACTTGACTCTGTACAACATCAGCTTCACCTCACTGCCCATTCTGCTCTACAGTCTTGTCGAGCAGCACATCAACATGGACATCCTGAAGAAGGACCCGTCTCTGTACAG AGACATTGCCAAGAACTCGTTACTGCGGTGGCCCAGCTTCATATACTGGACTGTCTTGGGCGTCTATGATGCCATTGTGATGTTCTTTGGTGCTTACTTCCTGTTTGACAACACCACCTTCACCAGCAACGGACAG CTAATGACAACCAACACACAGATG ATGTTTGGAAACTGGACCTTCGGGACGCTGGTGTTTACCGTGCTGGTCTTCACGGTTACATTCAag CTGGCCCTGGATACTCATTACTGGACCTGGATCAACCACTTTGTCATATGGGGCTCGCTGATCTTCTTTGTTGTCTTTTCGCTGCTGTGGGGAGGAATCATCTG GCCCTTCCTCAACTACCAGAGGATGTACTATGTCTTCATGCAGATGCTGTCCAGTGGCCCAGCCTGGCTCAGCATAGTTCTGCTGATTACAGCCAGCCTGCTACCAGATGTGCTTAAGAAGGTCATTTGGAGGGCGCTGTGGCCCACCACAACTGAACGTATCCAG AATGCTGATAAACTCTACAAGGGTCAGCTTTCTGAGTTCACCCCCCTGGACTGCCGTCGGGGTTCGGGCGACCACAGGAACATGCCTCACCCTACAAG GACTAACTGGTCATGCCTCCGTGCAAACACTTTGTCCCGAAACACTTCGTAG
- the atp11a gene encoding phospholipid-transporting ATPase IH isoform X1 yields MGMDFSTLRTLISRYCVGEENWVDSRTVYIGHKEPPPGAEAFIQQRFPDNRIVSSKYTFWNFIPKNMFEQFRRVANFYFLIIFLVQLIIDTPTSPVTSGLPLFFVITVTAIKQGYEDWLRHKADNAVNQCPVHVVQHGKVIRKQSRKLRVGDVVFVKEDESFPCDLILLSSSRDDGTCYVTTASLDGESSHKTYYAVQDTKAYNSEEEVDAIHATIECEQPQPDLYKFVGRINIYMDNEPVARPLGSENLLLRGATLKNTEYIYAAAIYTGMETKMALNYQCKSQKRSAVEKSMNAYLVVYLCILISKALINTVLKYAWQADPSRDEPWYNERTEAERQRHIVIRAFTDFLAFMVLFNYIIPVSMYVTVEMQKFLGSYFIMWDDEMFDEELGERAVVNTSDLNEELGQVEYVFTDKTGTLTENNMEFIECCVDGHVYVAQAICNGQVMPGAASMDMIDTSPGPEAREHEELFFRALCLCHTVQVKEEETVDGIKQGIHRGKSTSFYISSSPDEVALVEGMKRLGFTYLRLKDSHMEILNREDEIERFELLEVLTFDSVRRRMSVIVRASTGELYLFCKGADSSIFPRVISGKVDQVRARVEHNAVEGLRTLCVAYRPLSAAQYQEVCLQLSGAKLALQDRDKRLAEAYDLIEKDLFLLGATAVEDRLQEKAADTIESLHKAGMKVWVLTGDKMETAAATCYASKLFHRNTQILELTTKRTEEQSLHDVLFDLSRTVLRQHGGWSRDISGLSGDYSDYGLIIDGATLSAVMKPGQEDSNSGNYKEIFLEICRNCSAVLCCRMAPLQKAQIVKLIKTSKEHPITLAVGDGANDVSMILEAHVGIGIMGKEGRQAVRNSDYAIPKFKHLKKMLLVHGHYYYIRISELVQYFFYKNVCFIFPQFLYQFFCGFSQQPLYDTAYLTLYNISFTSLPILLYSLVEQHINMDILKKDPSLYRDIAKNSLLRWPSFIYWTVLGVYDAIVMFFGAYFLFDNTTFTSNGQLMTTNTQMMFGNWTFGTLVFTVLVFTVTFKLALDTHYWTWINHFVIWGSLIFFVVFSLLWGGIIWPFLNYQRMYYVFMQMLSSGPAWLSIVLLITASLLPDVLKKVIWRALWPTTTERIQNADKLYKGQLSEFTPLDCRRGSGDHRNMPHPTRSEPFTKRVMLTRWQKPPDYRTFTPLLGFTDVTPSCNGAAGPETSV; encoded by the exons TTGATCATCGACACGCCCACCAGCCCAGTCACCAGTGGACTTCCGCTCTTCTTTGTCATCACTGTCACGGCGATCAAACAG GGTTATGAGGACTGGCTGAGACATAAAGCCGACAACGCCGTCAACCAGTGTCCTGTTCACGTGGTGCAACACGGAAAAGTGATCCGCAAGCAGAGTCGCAAGCTGCGG GTGGGAGACGTTGTCTTTGTCAAGGAAGATGAGTCATTCCCCTGTGATCTCATCCTGCTGTCTTCATCTCGAGATGATGGCACCTGCTACGTCACCACAGCCAGCCTGGATGGGGAGAGCAGCCACAAG ACGTACTATGCAGTGCAGGACACCAAAGCATACAATTCCGAAGAGGAGGTGGACGCCATCCACGCTACCATAGaatgtgaacagccacagccAGACCTGTACAA ATTTGTGGGCCGCATCAACATCTACATGGACAACGAACCAGTGGCAAG GCCATTAGGATCAGAGAACCTTCTTCTCAGAGGAGCCACACTGAAGAACACCGAGTACATTTACG CGGCTGCCATCTACACTGGGATGGAAACAAAGATGGCTCTCAACTACCAGTGCAAGTCTCAGAAGCGTTCTGCAGtagaaaa GTCAATGAACGCCTACCTGGTGGTCTATCTGTGCATTCTCATCAGCAAAGCCCTCATCAACACTGTCCTCAAATATGCATGGCAGGCTGACCCCAGCAGAGATGAGCCCTGGTATAATGAGAGAACGGAGGCAGAGCGGCAGAGACACATA GTGATCAGGGCCTTCACTGACTTCCTGGCCTTCATGGTTCTCTTCAACTACAtcattcctgtttccatgtacgTCACCGTGGAGATGCAGAAGTTCCTTGGCTCCTATTTCATCATGTGGGACGACGAGATGTTTGACGAGGAGCTCGGAGAGAGAGCAGTAGTTAACACGTCAGACTTGAATGAAGAACTGGGCCAG GTGGAGTACGTGTTTACTGATAAGACAGGGACGCTGACAGAGAACAACATGGAGTTCATCGAGTGTTGTGTAGACGGACACGTTTATGTAGCCCAAGCAATCTGTAATGGACAG GTGATGCCTGGTGCAGCTAGTATGGACATGATAGACACGTCACCAGGTCCTGAGGCCAGG GAGCACGAGGAGCTGTTCTTCCGGGCGCTGTGCTTATGCCACACCGTGCAGGTGAAAGAGGAGGAGACGGTAGACGGCATCAAGCAGGGCATCCACCGAGGAAAGTCCACTTCCTTTTACATCTCGTCATCCCCAGATGAGGTGGCGCTGGTTGAGGGCATGAAGAG GCTTGGCTTCACATATTTAAGACTCAAGGACAGTCACATGGAGATATTGAACAGAGAGGATGAAATCGAGAG GTTTGAGCTTCTAGAAGTTCTGACGTTTGACTCAGTCAGGCGGAGGATGAGCGTCATTGTCAGGGCCAGCACTG GTGAGCTCTACCTGTTCTGCAAAGGAGCCGACTCGTCCATCTTCCCAAGAGTCATCTCGGGCAAGGTGGATCAGGTCAGAGCTCGGGTGGAGCACAATGCAGTG GAGGGTCTGAGAACACTGTGTGTGGCCTATCGGCCTCTCAGTGCGGCGCAGTACCAGGAGGTTTGCCTCCAGTTAAGCGGGGCCAAGTTGGCACTCCAGGACCGGGACAAACGACTGGCGGAGGCTTACGACCTCATTGAGAAAGATCTCTTCCTGCTGGGAGCCACTGCTGTGGAAGACAG ATTGCAGGAAAAAGCGGCAGACACCATTGAGTCCCTGCACAAAGCCGGGATGAAGGTGTGGGTGCTGACCGGTGACAAGATGGAGACGGCAGCCGCCACCTGCTACGCCAGCAAGTTGTTTCACCGCAACACGCAGATCCTGGAGTTGACCACCAAGCGCACAGAGGAGCAGAGCCTTCACGATGTCCTGTTTGACTTAAGCAGAACCGTCCTCAGGCAGCACGGTGGCTGGAGCAGGGACATCTCTGG TTTATCAGGTGACTACTCCGACTACGGCCTCATCATCGATGGAGCCACCCTTTCGGCAGTGATGAAGCCTGGCCAGGAGGACTCCAACTCAGGAAACTACAAAGAGATTTTCCTGGAAATCTGCCGCAACTGCAGCGCCGTACTCTGCTGCCGAATGGCACCTCTCCAGAAAGCGCAG ATTGTGAAGCTGATCAAAACATCCAAGGAGCACCCTATCACACTTGCCGTCGGAGATGGAGCCAATGATGTCAGCATGATCCTCGAGGCGCACGTTGGCATCG GTATCATGGGGAAGGAGGGCCGTCAGGCAGTGAGGAACAGTGACTACGCCATCCCAAAATTCAAACACCTGAAGAAGATGCTGCTTGTCCATGGACACTATTACTACATACGCATCTCTGAACTAGTCCAGTACTTCTTTTACAAG AACGTCTGTTTCATCTTTCCTCAGTTCCTTTACCAGTTTTTCTGCGGTTTCTCACAGCAG CCGCTGTATGACACAGCGTACTTGACTCTGTACAACATCAGCTTCACCTCACTGCCCATTCTGCTCTACAGTCTTGTCGAGCAGCACATCAACATGGACATCCTGAAGAAGGACCCGTCTCTGTACAG AGACATTGCCAAGAACTCGTTACTGCGGTGGCCCAGCTTCATATACTGGACTGTCTTGGGCGTCTATGATGCCATTGTGATGTTCTTTGGTGCTTACTTCCTGTTTGACAACACCACCTTCACCAGCAACGGACAG CTAATGACAACCAACACACAGATG ATGTTTGGAAACTGGACCTTCGGGACGCTGGTGTTTACCGTGCTGGTCTTCACGGTTACATTCAag CTGGCCCTGGATACTCATTACTGGACCTGGATCAACCACTTTGTCATATGGGGCTCGCTGATCTTCTTTGTTGTCTTTTCGCTGCTGTGGGGAGGAATCATCTG GCCCTTCCTCAACTACCAGAGGATGTACTATGTCTTCATGCAGATGCTGTCCAGTGGCCCAGCCTGGCTCAGCATAGTTCTGCTGATTACAGCCAGCCTGCTACCAGATGTGCTTAAGAAGGTCATTTGGAGGGCGCTGTGGCCCACCACAACTGAACGTATCCAG AATGCTGATAAACTCTACAAGGGTCAGCTTTCTGAGTTCACCCCCCTGGACTGCCGTCGGGGTTCGGGCGACCACAGGAACATGCCTCACCCTACAAGGTCTGAACCTTTTACCAAGAGAGTCATGTTGACGCGCTGGCAAAAACCACCAGACTATCGCACCTTCACGCCCCTGCTGGGATTTACTGATGTCACACCCTCCTGCAACGGGGCAGCCGGGCCCGAGACCTCTGTTTAA
- the atp11a gene encoding phospholipid-transporting ATPase IH isoform X9, translating into MGMDFSTLRTLISRYCVGEENWVDSRTVYIGHKEPPPGAEAFIQQRFPDNRIVSSKYTFWNFIPKNMFEQFRRVANFYFLIIFLVQLIIDTPTSPVTSGLPLFFVITVTAIKQGYEDWLRHKADNAVNQCPVHVVQHGKVIRKQSRKLRVGDVVFVKEDESFPCDLILLSSSRDDGTCYVTTASLDGESSHKTYYAVQDTKAYNSEEEVDAIHATIECEQPQPDLYKFVGRINIYMDNEPVARPLGSENLLLRGATLKNTEYIYAAAIYTGMETKMALNYQCKSQKRSAVEKSMNAYLVVYLCILISKALINTVLKYAWQADPSRDEPWYNERTEAERQRHIVIRAFTDFLAFMVLFNYIIPVSMYVTVEMQKFLGSYFIMWDDEMFDEELGERAVVNTSDLNEELGQVEYVFTDKTGTLTENNMEFIECCVDGHVYVAQAICNGQVMPGAASMDMIDTSPGPEAREHEELFFRALCLCHTVQVKEEETVDGIKQGIHRGKSTSFYISSSPDEVALVEGMKRLGFTYLRLKDSHMEILNREDEIERFELLEVLTFDSVRRRMSVIVRASTGELYLFCKGADSSIFPRVISGKVDQVRARVEHNAVEGLRTLCVAYRPLSAAQYQEVCLQLSGAKLALQDRDKRLAEAYDLIEKDLFLLGATAVEDSLSGDYSDYGLIIDGATLSAVMKPGQEDSNSGNYKEIFLEICRNCSAVLCCRMAPLQKAQIVKLIKTSKEHPITLAVGDGANDVSMILEAHVGIGIMGKEGRQAVRNSDYAIPKFKHLKKMLLVHGHYYYIRISELVQYFFYKNVCFIFPQFLYQFFCGFSQQPLYDTAYLTLYNISFTSLPILLYSLVEQHINMDILKKDPSLYRDIAKNSLLRWPSFIYWTVLGVYDAIVMFFGAYFLFDNTTFTSNGQLMTTNTQMMFGNWTFGTLVFTVLVFTVTFKLALDTHYWTWINHFVIWGSLIFFVVFSLLWGGIIWPFLNYQRMYYVFMQMLSSGPAWLSIVLLITASLLPDVLKKVIWRALWPTTTERIQNADKLYKGQLSEFTPLDCRRGSGDHRNMPHPTRSEPFTKRVMLTRWQKPPDYRTFTPLLGFTDVTPSCNGAAGPETSV; encoded by the exons TTGATCATCGACACGCCCACCAGCCCAGTCACCAGTGGACTTCCGCTCTTCTTTGTCATCACTGTCACGGCGATCAAACAG GGTTATGAGGACTGGCTGAGACATAAAGCCGACAACGCCGTCAACCAGTGTCCTGTTCACGTGGTGCAACACGGAAAAGTGATCCGCAAGCAGAGTCGCAAGCTGCGG GTGGGAGACGTTGTCTTTGTCAAGGAAGATGAGTCATTCCCCTGTGATCTCATCCTGCTGTCTTCATCTCGAGATGATGGCACCTGCTACGTCACCACAGCCAGCCTGGATGGGGAGAGCAGCCACAAG ACGTACTATGCAGTGCAGGACACCAAAGCATACAATTCCGAAGAGGAGGTGGACGCCATCCACGCTACCATAGaatgtgaacagccacagccAGACCTGTACAA ATTTGTGGGCCGCATCAACATCTACATGGACAACGAACCAGTGGCAAG GCCATTAGGATCAGAGAACCTTCTTCTCAGAGGAGCCACACTGAAGAACACCGAGTACATTTACG CGGCTGCCATCTACACTGGGATGGAAACAAAGATGGCTCTCAACTACCAGTGCAAGTCTCAGAAGCGTTCTGCAGtagaaaa GTCAATGAACGCCTACCTGGTGGTCTATCTGTGCATTCTCATCAGCAAAGCCCTCATCAACACTGTCCTCAAATATGCATGGCAGGCTGACCCCAGCAGAGATGAGCCCTGGTATAATGAGAGAACGGAGGCAGAGCGGCAGAGACACATA GTGATCAGGGCCTTCACTGACTTCCTGGCCTTCATGGTTCTCTTCAACTACAtcattcctgtttccatgtacgTCACCGTGGAGATGCAGAAGTTCCTTGGCTCCTATTTCATCATGTGGGACGACGAGATGTTTGACGAGGAGCTCGGAGAGAGAGCAGTAGTTAACACGTCAGACTTGAATGAAGAACTGGGCCAG GTGGAGTACGTGTTTACTGATAAGACAGGGACGCTGACAGAGAACAACATGGAGTTCATCGAGTGTTGTGTAGACGGACACGTTTATGTAGCCCAAGCAATCTGTAATGGACAG GTGATGCCTGGTGCAGCTAGTATGGACATGATAGACACGTCACCAGGTCCTGAGGCCAGG GAGCACGAGGAGCTGTTCTTCCGGGCGCTGTGCTTATGCCACACCGTGCAGGTGAAAGAGGAGGAGACGGTAGACGGCATCAAGCAGGGCATCCACCGAGGAAAGTCCACTTCCTTTTACATCTCGTCATCCCCAGATGAGGTGGCGCTGGTTGAGGGCATGAAGAG GCTTGGCTTCACATATTTAAGACTCAAGGACAGTCACATGGAGATATTGAACAGAGAGGATGAAATCGAGAG GTTTGAGCTTCTAGAAGTTCTGACGTTTGACTCAGTCAGGCGGAGGATGAGCGTCATTGTCAGGGCCAGCACTG GTGAGCTCTACCTGTTCTGCAAAGGAGCCGACTCGTCCATCTTCCCAAGAGTCATCTCGGGCAAGGTGGATCAGGTCAGAGCTCGGGTGGAGCACAATGCAGTG GAGGGTCTGAGAACACTGTGTGTGGCCTATCGGCCTCTCAGTGCGGCGCAGTACCAGGAGGTTTGCCTCCAGTTAAGCGGGGCCAAGTTGGCACTCCAGGACCGGGACAAACGACTGGCGGAGGCTTACGACCTCATTGAGAAAGATCTCTTCCTGCTGGGAGCCACTGCTGTGGAAGACAG TTTATCAGGTGACTACTCCGACTACGGCCTCATCATCGATGGAGCCACCCTTTCGGCAGTGATGAAGCCTGGCCAGGAGGACTCCAACTCAGGAAACTACAAAGAGATTTTCCTGGAAATCTGCCGCAACTGCAGCGCCGTACTCTGCTGCCGAATGGCACCTCTCCAGAAAGCGCAG ATTGTGAAGCTGATCAAAACATCCAAGGAGCACCCTATCACACTTGCCGTCGGAGATGGAGCCAATGATGTCAGCATGATCCTCGAGGCGCACGTTGGCATCG GTATCATGGGGAAGGAGGGCCGTCAGGCAGTGAGGAACAGTGACTACGCCATCCCAAAATTCAAACACCTGAAGAAGATGCTGCTTGTCCATGGACACTATTACTACATACGCATCTCTGAACTAGTCCAGTACTTCTTTTACAAG AACGTCTGTTTCATCTTTCCTCAGTTCCTTTACCAGTTTTTCTGCGGTTTCTCACAGCAG CCGCTGTATGACACAGCGTACTTGACTCTGTACAACATCAGCTTCACCTCACTGCCCATTCTGCTCTACAGTCTTGTCGAGCAGCACATCAACATGGACATCCTGAAGAAGGACCCGTCTCTGTACAG AGACATTGCCAAGAACTCGTTACTGCGGTGGCCCAGCTTCATATACTGGACTGTCTTGGGCGTCTATGATGCCATTGTGATGTTCTTTGGTGCTTACTTCCTGTTTGACAACACCACCTTCACCAGCAACGGACAG CTAATGACAACCAACACACAGATG ATGTTTGGAAACTGGACCTTCGGGACGCTGGTGTTTACCGTGCTGGTCTTCACGGTTACATTCAag CTGGCCCTGGATACTCATTACTGGACCTGGATCAACCACTTTGTCATATGGGGCTCGCTGATCTTCTTTGTTGTCTTTTCGCTGCTGTGGGGAGGAATCATCTG GCCCTTCCTCAACTACCAGAGGATGTACTATGTCTTCATGCAGATGCTGTCCAGTGGCCCAGCCTGGCTCAGCATAGTTCTGCTGATTACAGCCAGCCTGCTACCAGATGTGCTTAAGAAGGTCATTTGGAGGGCGCTGTGGCCCACCACAACTGAACGTATCCAG AATGCTGATAAACTCTACAAGGGTCAGCTTTCTGAGTTCACCCCCCTGGACTGCCGTCGGGGTTCGGGCGACCACAGGAACATGCCTCACCCTACAAGGTCTGAACCTTTTACCAAGAGAGTCATGTTGACGCGCTGGCAAAAACCACCAGACTATCGCACCTTCACGCCCCTGCTGGGATTTACTGATGTCACACCCTCCTGCAACGGGGCAGCCGGGCCCGAGACCTCTGTTTAA